aactaaacTGATGGCTGGCTGTGCACAATTTATTTTTAACTGTAGCTGATCCAAAAGTATTGCAGTGAACTGTGGAATTGTTTGTGAAACAAATTACTCAAGAGAAAAACAGGGAGATGTCAGAATCCATCCATTACATAATACCAATTTGAGATTTTTTCTAACCAGGAAAGACCAAGTTTTCATTTAATCATACCACATCCCTAATTGAGAGAGTACCTCAAGGACAGGTTGTGAAATTACATAAGTAAAATGACTTGTTCATTTGGTTCTTGCCAAATATTcaacataatgacaaatcaaaatgGTGTTTACTTAATTTAATCTGTAAAGGGCTTGCAGCAATTACTAGCTCCATCTAATCTAAAATTTATATTTAATCTTTAGGTAATAAATCATACAACTCGGCTCGAACGTCAGCTTCTTGAGAACTCTCTATCAACGAGTAAGTTGGAAAAACAGCTCATTTTCCAAACAAATGAAATAACCAAGCTGAATGACAAAAACAGGTAAGGATATTTGTTTGCATTAACAAACTTCACTTTCATTCAGGTGCCCCATCTCTAAATCATGCTTCAACTAAAACAAGGCTACAAACACTAGACAGTAGCCTAAATAGTTAGGCTAATATTTCCTGTGTTTTctgttaaacacatttttgccTAATTGTAGGCTTATATGTTCTGTTCCCGTAAAACAATTTGCTTCTTGATATGAAATACTACAAGACCAGTAATGCCAACCAGCTCTGCTACGGGTTTCTGAGCGTGTACCTTGCCCTTGTTCCTCCCCAGCTACCTGGAGAAGAGGGTGGGGGAGATGGAGGAGCAGAGGCAGGTGGAGCTGAAGACgctgaaggaggagaaggagcagcTCTCTACACTGgtactgagacagacggctgtcATCGAGGAGCTGGAACAACAGCTGCTGCGGGCCACCACCAATAACTCTGCCCTGCAGCGGCAGCAACAGGAGCTGCTTGAGACCGTCAACAACCTCATCTACACAATCTCTATCCCCACAGGTGGAGGTGGGTGACACTATGACAGCGTCTGGTAGACTTAGGAGGGGGCTACATTGGCATCACTGATTAAGACCAGAATGCTATGGGCAATTCAATTTTTGTAGCGTAACTAATAAGCCACAGTTTAGTAAAATATAGAATGTAAATTGTTGATCAAATCACAACCTTTGAAAAGTCACAGTATACTAGTatgtatttacagtgccttcgcaaagtattcagaccccttgacttttccacattttgttaggttacagcctgctttttccccctcatcaatctatacacaataccccataatgacaaagcagaaacaggtttagacatttgggctaatttattaaaaataaataacagaaatatcatatttacaaaagtattcagaccctttactcagtactttgttgaagcatctttggcagtgattacaacctcgagtcttcttgggtatgacgctacaagcttggcatacctgtatttggggagtttctcccattcttctctgcagatcctctcaagctctgtcaggtctctgcagagatgttcaatcgggttcaagtctgggctctggctgggccactccaggacattgagacttgtcccgaagccactcctgcgttgtcttgcctgtgtgcttagggttgttgtcctgttggaaggtgaacctttgccccagagtctttaggtgccttttggcaaactccaagcgggctgtcatgtaccttttactaaggagtggcttctgtctggccactttaccataaaagcctgattggtggagtgctgcagagatggttgtccttctggaaggttctcccatctccactgaggaattctagagctctgtcagagtgaccatcgggttcttggtcacctccctgaccaaggcccttctccctcaattgctcagtttggtcgggtggccagctctagggagagtcttggtggttcgaaacttcttccatttaagagttaTGGacgtcactgtgttcttggggactttcaatattgcagacattttttggtacccttccccagatctctgccacgacacaatcccgtctcggagctctacggacaattccttcgaccccatggcttggtttatgctctgacatgtattgtcaactatgggaccttatatagacaggtgtgtgcctttccaaatcaatagaatttaccacaagtggactccaatgaagttgtagaaacatctcaaggatgatcaatggaaacaggatgcacctgagctcgatTGTGAGTCGcatagggtctgaatagttaAGTAAATAAGATATcagtattttatttgtaataaatgtgcaaaaatgtctaaaaaacggtttttgctttgtcattatggggtattgtgtctagattgctgaggattaaaaaaaaaaaataatcaattttaaaataaggatgtaatgtaacaaaatgtggaaaaagtcaaggggtctgaatactttccgaaggcactgtatgttaaaGTACATGTACAACTTTGCTGTATTATCAATTTGATCGGCCCTCCACTTTTTGCAGGGAACAAGCCTACCATGATGCAGGACACACCAACCACATACCCAGACTGTGCTGCTGTCTACAAGTCAggaaacacagacagtggagtcTACTCACTGACCCTTCCCAATGCTACACAGGAGATTAAGGTAGAATTAAACTTTTATGTTAATATTGGTCCTATTCAAGCTATAAGCTCCCAACATTAAATCAAAAGTACAATCACATGGAGACTAGTTAAGAAATAAGTAAAACATTTCTAACACCACAGCCAATCCGTTAATTCAGAGTAAATTCAAATGTTCTCAGCCTTTGGTTTGTTTTGTGCATGCCCGAGCTCAAGTAGGGATCTCCTTAGATACTTTTCAGTGGTTAGAGTTAGACTCTGGCACATCACTTGTTTTAAGAAACCTCCCATTCCATTCAACTAGACTGAGAAGGCACTGCTTTTGTCAAGTTTGCTGCTGAAGTCGAAAGTCCCTCAATGTAGTCAAAAATCTGAATTTATTATCATTGATAGTTGGAGTAAtctatgtttttttgtttgaaGGCTTACTGTGACATGGAGACAGAGGGGGGTGGATGGACAGTACTACAAAAACGATTTGATGGCCGTGTTGACTTTCACCGTACGTGGAAAGAGTACAAAATGGTGAGAGCTAAAGGAAATTATCCAAGTTCCACAGCACAAAGATTAGATAACACTGCCAAGTGTCAACAAACAGTGAAAAGTTTTTTGTTAAAATATCTCAGAATGCAACTCAACTGTGACATTGTGATCATGCTAAAGGTGAATCATTGTTTTATGTTCTTTCAAAGGGCTTTGGAAACCCTTCAGGTGAATACTGGTTGGGAAATGAGTTTGTTTCGATACTGACCAATCAGCACCCATACGTCTTGAGAATACAGATGATGGATTGGGAGGAAAACGCAGGATTCTCACTATATGACCAGTTCTCTCTAGGCAGTGAAGCAGAAAACTACAGGTAGGCCTACGTTTCCCAGGTGTGGTGTCTAAATATAGGCTACATATGTAATGTAAAAACAATGTTGggggagtctgtgtgtgtggaggaccaTTGAATATAGGTGATAGCTTTTATTACTTTGCGATGTGGACTGAAATACATCATAGCTGCATAAGAGTCCATTAACATTACTATATCAAAACATTTTGTGTAAAGTATTATAATGAAATGGTGTGCAAGTCATGTTCTTGAAAATCAACAAAtgacaaacaaaacatttaactTGCCTGAAAATACACATAAATACATGGGGTGGAAGGGTCACCAGTACAAAACAAATGTGTTGCCATCTAGAAAATGTTTTGGATCTGTGACACAGAAGGCTAAAATGAATCAGTCTCCTAAACCTTCAATCTGTACCCCTAGACATCACCAGCGCCTGCTAGAACATAAGCTGATTTCAAGGAGAGAGCCGATACTTCCTTTCTATTTGAGCAGCACACCTCAACTCAAGCACACTCCTGTTA
This genomic stretch from Salvelinus namaycush isolate Seneca chromosome 4, SaNama_1.0, whole genome shotgun sequence harbors:
- the angpt2a gene encoding angiopoietin-2a, with the protein product MFYVGLLVVLSGCLALGAGYRKTTDPTAAKRQYQIQNGPCSYTFLLPEQDNCKTPSSTYTNLVQKDDPAEYDESVQRLEQLENIIENNTQWLLKLENYIQENMKQEMFQIQQNAVHNHTAAMIEFGTNLLSQTVEQTRKLTNVEAQVINHTTRLERQLLENSLSTSKLEKQLIFQTNEITKLNDKNSYLEKRVGEMEEQRQVELKTLKEEKEQLSTLVLRQTAVIEELEQQLLRATTNNSALQRQQQELLETVNNLIYTISIPTGGGNKPTMMQDTPTTYPDCAAVYKSGNTDSGVYSLTLPNATQEIKAYCDMETEGGGWTVLQKRFDGRVDFHRTWKEYKMGFGNPSGEYWLGNEFVSILTNQHPYVLRIQMMDWEENAGFSLYDQFSLGSEAENYRIHLKGYSGTAGKISSLGQPGSDFSTKDADNDKCVCKCSQLTTGGWWFDACGPSNLNGIFFQQGQNSNRFNGIKWYYWKGSGYSLKSTTMMIRPVDF